tgtctctctctctctctctctcacacacacacacacattctctacactagcacagacaacctcacagtTACATACACACAGTCAGTGACATGGTGACGTACATGTGCacagatatagaatatagaacatagaacatagaagaatacagcgcagtacaggccctttggccctcgatgttgcgccgatccaaacccacctaacctatactaacccactatcctccatatgcctatccaatgcccgcttaaatgaccataatgagggagagtccaccactgctactgacagggcattccatgaactcacgactcgctgagtaaagaacctacccctaacatctgtcctatacctacccctccTTACTTTAAAGCTAAGAATATACACCACATATTcttatacatatacacacagagacacacacaaaccccAGGActctggaactgaacctggagATGACCTCTGACTGTTTTTGCCCTTTGTTTAACCCCACCACTGTCTAAGATTGGATTTGCAGCCAATCATTTCCACTCACCAGAAACCTAACTCTTCTTGCAAGAAATCAAGGAGTGCAACTTATTCAAAAGATCCAGTGTAAGcctgatggaccgaatggcctcattctgtgctgaaTGATTCTGTGAATCTTGCAGCATGGCAAGCATTTCGGCTGCTGGTGCACAAGTTCACTTTTGGCAAGGATCTTTGTAAAAGGTTTTCATTAAAATGTTAAACTGGGAAAATTAGAATTCATTCCCTCCCCAGATCCAAAGGTTAATCACTAGACACCGTGTCCATGGGGACTATTTGTCAAGGCGGAATGTTTTGAGCAGTTTTTCCTGGCACATCAGTTGATTTTTTGTTTTAATCCGATCCGTTTAAGTTCCTGTAACAATCAGGCtgttctgtgattgtgattataGGATCACGAGACAAAAACAAGCCTGAATCAATCGCAGAGAACACAATTCCCTGAACCTACTAATCATTCTGTCATTCCCACAAATTCTCCTCAACAAACGTGAGCCAGAAGCACAACGTCCATTACAGGGTTAGGGTCGTCAAGGGGGAAAAGGGGGTCTTTCTTAACCCAGTGATGTGTACAATGCATCTTTCTTTGCTGCACCGTCCTTTGATCCTAAATTGAGTGGGGAGCTCTCAGCAAGGAGTGCAGTCCAACAACTAGGGCGCTGTCGTTATCCCTTGCTTACCTCTGACAGATCTCTCCCTGCCCCCATCCCTGTTtcatttccccccctcccccttccgcTTCCATTTCCCCATTCTCCCCTTTCCCCACCAGCCACCaaccaaccccccccaccccccccacttcCCTCCTTCCCACTCCCTGTCCCTCACAACCCATCCTTTCGCTTTCTCAGCACCACCGCCTCCTGTTTTGGGGTCATCCCGTGCTATCCTCGATCTGGGTGCCTAATGAATGAGCAAATTACTGCCGGCGGCTCCCTGAAGTTGGCCACTGAGCAAGGGGCTGGTGAGGTGGGTTTCCTGAGAGGTGGCCCATGGAGGGGGGACATCTCCCAATGCAACTTTACCCACTGGCCTGCACTGAGGAGAGTGGAGCTCAGAGAGACCTGGCTGCTAACAGCATTCCCATATATTAGGGGATTTACAGTAAACCAACCCGCTGCACAGAAAGCCCCCAGTAGACAGAGTTCTCCATGGAAGGGATCATTTCCTGACACATTACTTATTCATACATAATAAAAAGAAAGGGAATGAGGGACGAAAGAGACACGAGCAGTCCCTAAATAACTTGTTACAGCATTGCTGCATGTTTTCAGATTACCTCACAGAAATGGCTCATAGTGAAAAGGGCTTTCCCTGAAAAACCTGAGACTCTCTCTCTTCACTCctggattttattttctcctgttCACCCCTCTCCCTCAGCcagcctctctatctctctttgccCAATTCCAGTTACCCTTCCTCCGCACGTACACTTCCTTCCATTACTGCTTTCAGACCTCTTTCTGTCCATCCTCTCATTCCATATCCCTTCCATCAGTTCAATTCACTTCCCACTGATCTCTGTCCCATTACCTTTGTATTCCATCAGCTTCTTCCTAAGACTATCTTCCCTTATTAATCCCCCTCTGATCCtatctctctgctctctctctcctagTTCACTGAGGGATTGCACctttgagatgtcctgagatCATGACAggcactttctctctctctctctccttcccttgtTATCTGtcacttgttctctctctctgttcttcttatttattctccatttccatctcttcctctcattctccatctctctctgaacCCTCAGtcttccttttccctttctagcccttctctccctctttctctgtctctttctctctcattctcccttttcctttcaatttttcccattctgtccttttgtctttctgttcctctctttctttctgcttttctctGTGTTCCTCTTTCTNNNNNNNNNNNNNNNNNNNNNNNNNNNNNNNNNNNNNNNNNNNNNNNNNNNNNNNNNNNNNNNNNNNNNNNNNNNNNNNNNNNNNNNNNNNNNNNNNNNNNNNNNNNNNNNNNNNNNNNNNNNNNNNNNNNNNNNNNNNNNNNNNNNNNNNNNNNNNNNNNNNNNNNNNNNNNNNNNNNNNNNNNNNNNNNNNNNNNNNNNNNNNNNNNNNNNNNNNNNNNNNNNNNNNNNNNNNNNNNNNNNNNNNNNNNNNNNNNNNNNNNNNNNNNNNNNNNNNNNNNNNNNNNNNNNNNNNNNNNNNNNNNNNNNNNNNNNNNNNNNNNNNNNNNNNNNNNNNNNNNNNNNNNNNNNNNNNNNNNNNNNNNNNNNNNNNNNNNNNNNNNNNNNNNNNNNNNNNNNNNNNNNNNNNNNNNNNNNNNNNNNNNNNNNNNNNNNNNNNNNNNNNNNNNNNNNNNNNNNNNNNNNNNNNNNNNNNNNNNNNNNNNNNNNNNNNNNNNNNNNNNNNNNNNNNNNNNNNNNNNNNNNNNNNNNNNNNNNNNNNNNNNNNNNNNNNNNNNNNNNNNNNNNNNNNNNNNNNNNNNNNNNNNNNNNNNNNNNNNNNNNNNNNNNNNNNNNNNNNNNNNNNNNNNNNNNNNNNNNNNNNNNNNNNNNNNNNNNNNNNNNNNNNNNNNNNNNNNNNNNNNNNNNNNNNNNNNNNNNNNNNNNNNNNNNNNNNNNNNNNNNNNNNNNNNNNNNNNNNNNNNNNNNNNNNNNNNNNNNNNNNNNNNNNNNNNNNNNNNNNNNNNNNNNNNNNNNNNNNNNNNNNNNNNNNNNNNNNNNNNNNNNNNNNNNNNNNNNNNNNNNNNNNNNNNNNNNNNNNNNNNNNNNNNNNNNNNNNNNNNNNNNNNNNNNNNNNNNNNNNNNNNNNNNNNNNNNNNNNNNNNNNNNNNNNNNNNNNNNNNNNNNNNNNNNNNNNNNNNNNNNNNNNNNNNNNNNNNNNNNNNNNNNNNNNNNNNNNNNNNNNNNNNNNNNNNNNNNNNNNNNNNNNNNNNNNNNNNNNNNNNNNNNNNNNNNNNNNNNNNNNNNNNNNNNNNNNNNNNNNNNNNNNNNNNNNNNNNNNNNNNNNNNNNNNNNNNNNNNNNNNNNNNNNNNNNNNNNNNNNNNNNNNNNNNNNNNNNNNNNNNNNNNNNNNNNNNNNNNNNNNNNNNNNNNNNNNNNNNNNNNNNNNNNNNNNNNNNNNNNNNNNNNNNNNNNNNNNNNNNNNNNNNNNNNNNNNNNNNNNNNNNNNNNNNNNNNNNNNNNNNNNNNNNNNNNNNNNNNNNNNNNNNNNNNNNNNNNNNNNNNNNNNNNNNNNNNNNNNNNNNNNNNNNNNNNNNNNNNNNNNNNNNNNNNNNNNNNNNNNNNNNNNNNNNNNNNNNNNNNNNNNNNNNNNNNNNNNNNNNNNNNNNNNNNNNNNNNNNNNNNNNNNNNNNNNNNNNNNNNNNNNNNNNNNNNNNNNNNNNNNNNNNNNNNNNNNNNNNNNNNNNNNNNNNNNNNNNNNNNNNNNNNNNNNNNNNNNNNNNNNNNNNNNNNNNNNNNNNNNNNNNNNNNNNNNNNNNNNNNNNNNNNNNNNNNNNNNNNNNNNNNNNNNNNNNNNNNNNNNNNNNNNNNNNNNNNNNNNNNNNNNNNNNNNNNNNNNNNNNNNNNNNNNNNNNNNNNNNNNNNNNNNNNNNNNNNNNNNNNNNNNNNNNNNNNNNNNNNNNNNNNNNNNNNNNNNNNNNNNNNNNNNNNNNNNNNNNNNNNNNNNNNNNNNNNNNNNNNNNNNNNNNNNNNNNNNNNNNNNNNNNNNNNNNNNNNNNNNNNNNNNNNNNNNNNNNNNNNNNNNNNNNNNNNNNNNNNNNNNNNNNNNNNNNNNNNNNNNNNNNNNNNNNNNNNNNNNNNNNNNNNNNNNNNNNNNNNNNNNNNNNNNNNNNNNNNNNNNNNNNNNNNNNNNNNNNNNNNNNNNNNNNNNNNNNNNNNNNNNNNNNNNNNNNNNNNNNNNNNNNNNNNNNNNNNNNNNNNNNNNNNNNNNNNNNNNNNNNNNNNNNNNNNNNNNNNNNNNNNNNNNNNNNNNNNNNNNNNNNNNNNNNNNNNNNNNNNNNNNNNNNNNNNNNNNNNNNNNNNNNNNNNNNNNNNNNNNNNNNNNNNNNNNNNNNNNNNNNNNNNNNNNNNNNNNNNNNNNNNNNNNNNNNNNNNNNNNNNNNNNNNNNNNNNNNNNNNNNNNNNNNNNNNNNNNNNNNNNNNNNNNNNNNNNNNNNNNNNNNNNNNNNNNNNNNNNNNNNNNNNNNNNNNNNNNNNNNNNNNNNNNNNNNNNNNNNNNNNNNNNNNNNNNNNNNNNNNNNNNNNNNNNNNNNNNNNNNNNNNNNNNNNNNNNNNNNNNNNNNNNNNNNNNNNNNNNNNNNNNNNNNNNNNNNNNNNNNNNNNNNNNNNNNNNNNNNNNNNNNNNNNNNNNNNNNNNNNNNNNNNNNNNNNNNNNNNNNNNNNNNNNNNNNNNNNNNNNNNNNNNNNNNNNNNNNNNNNNNNNNNNNNNNNNNNNNNNNNNNNNNNNNNNNNNNNNNNNNNNNNNNNNNNNNNNNNNNNNNNNNNNNNNNNNNNNNNNNNNNNNNNNNNNNNNNNNNNNNNNNNNNNNNNNNNNNNNNNNNNNNNNNNNNNNNNNNNNNNNNNNNNNNNNNNNNNNNNNNNNNNNNNNNNNNNNNNNNNNNNNNNNNNNNNNNNNNNNNNNNNNNNNNNNNNNNNNNNNNNNNNNNNNNNNNNNNNNNNNNNNNNNNNNNNNNNNNNNNNNNNNNNNNNNNNNNNNNNNNNNNNNNNNNNNNNNNNNNNNNNNNNNNNNNNNNNNNNNNNNNNNNNNNNNNNNNNNNNNNNNNNNNNNNNNNNNNNNNNNNNNNNNNNNNNNNNNNNNNNNNNNNNNNNNNNNNNNNNNNNNNNNNNNNNNNNNNNNNNNNNNNNNNNNNNNNNNNNNNNNNNNNNNNNNNNNNNNNNNNNNNNNNNNNNNNNNNNNNNNNNNNNNNNNNNNNNNNNNNNNNNNNNNNNNNNNNNNNNNNNNNNNNNNNNNNNNNNNNNNNNNNNNNNNNNNNNNNNNNNNNNNNNNNNNNNNNNNNNNNNNNNNNNNNNNNNNNNNNNNNNNNNNNNNNNNNNNNNNNNNNNNNNNNNNNNNNNNNNNNNNNNNNNNNNNNNNNNNNNNNNNNNNNNNNNNNNNNNNNNNNNNNNNNNNNNNNNNNNNNNNNNNNNNNNNNNNNNNNNNNNNNNNNNNNNNNNNNNNNNNNNNNNNNNNNNNNNNNNNNNNNNNNNNNNNNNNNNNNNNNNNNNNNNNNNNNNNNNNNNNNNNNNNNNNNNNNNNNNNNNNNNNNNNNNNNNNNNNNNNNNNNNNNNNNNNNNNNNNNNNNNNNNNNNNNNNNNNNNNNNNNNNNNNNNNNNNNNNNNNNNNNNNNNNNNNNNNNNNNNNNNNNNNNNNNNNNNNNNNNNNNNNNNNNNNNNNNNNNNNNNNNNNNNNNNNNNNNNNNNNNNNNNNNNNNNNNNNNNNNNNNNNNNNNNNNNNNNNNNNNNNNNNNNNNNNNNNNNNNNNNNNNNNNNNNNNNNNNNNNNNNNNNNNNNNNNNNNNNNNNNNNNNNNNNNNNNNNNNNNNNNNNNNNNNNNNNNNNNNNNNNNNNNNNNNNNNNNNNNNNNNNNNNNNNNNNNNNNNNNNNNNNNNNNNNNNNNNNNNNNNNNNNNNNNNNNNNNNNNNNNNNNNNNNNNNNNNNNNNNCTccccacactctctctttctatctccccactctctctctctatctccccacACTCGCTCTCTCTATTTCcccactctctctatctccccactctctctctctctctatctccccgcactctctctctctacctccccactctctctctgtcactccatGCTTCTCGCCTTAACCTCCCGTTAAGCCCCGTCTTGTGACTGTCACCAATTTCAAGCTAAAGTCGCTGCTGAAGGTTGCTTCAGGGGAATGAGGGAGGGACCTGTCCTTTGTGGTTAAAAGGAGGTGGGTATGAAATGCCCCTTGCCCCTGGAACTTTGATCCTGACCTCCTGATCCGCAGTAACCCCCGTGAATGCTATCTTACCTGGCGGCTGCGTTGCCTGGTTGCCTGGCGACTGGAGCGACACGCAGAGGTCGTTGTCTAGTGGGAAGTGGTCACACTTGAGCATCTCTGGCCAGGGGAAGCCGAAGGACTCCATGACGGGTGAGCAACCATCCCGGACGGCCTGGCATAGCGAGTGGCAGGGGTAAATGGGCCGGTCCAGGCAGATAGGGGCGAAGAGGGAGCACAGGAAGATCTGAGTGTCGGGGTGGCACCTCTTGGCCAACAGGGGTACCCAGCTGCTGGCCTGTTGCTTGATTTCAGGCAGAGTATCGTGCTCCAGCAGGTTGGGCACGCGCATCTTGCGGTAGCCAATGTTGTGGCAGAGGCGCAGGTCACTCGGGATGTCCACGCACTGCGGCTGCTTGGCGTAGAAGCGTCCCCCCTGCAGGTGGTCGGACTGCCAGCCATAATACTCGTACTCCTCTGCGCTGCCCCCAGAGCCGAGCTCCAGGAAGCCGGCCAGCAGCAACCCGATGAAGGTGGCACGGAGCTTCGACATGGTCAGTGTGCCGCCGCCGGCTCTGTGCCAGCTGTTGGCGCGATGTCTGAGGCTGCCCGTCTCTCCCGTCTCGCTCACGAGCTCTCGATTGAAGAGGATAGAAGGGAGAAGAGAAACAGCTAGAACCACCTCCTCCTGCTGCCGCGTTCCTGTCTCGCTGTTATCTCGAAAAAGTCTCAAGGTGGGTCAGGTGGGCATATAACTGGTGTGGCAATAGGACCCACCGTCCCACTTGACGGGTGTTGGAACAGAGAGAGGTAGaggcaatctctctctctttctcctcgaTTTGCTGCACAATCCTCTTCTCTATATTACATGCTAGCTATAGTCTCATGCAGCCCACTGACTGAAGATACACTGCACACTCGTAAGTAcattatacacacatacacacacacacacgcacatgcactcatatatgcacacacacacacatgcactcacgctctctcgctctctcacacacactctcagctctTGCAGACTGCCAGTATTTAGCTGCTCCCTCCTCCTCGCTCTGCTCCAAGAGCTAGACCAGCCCCGTAGGCTTCCCCACAATGCCAGGAGGATTTCATCGCAGCCAATCACCTTTTGGGCTGACTTTGTCTTGTTACTGTGAATGCCTGAATCAGAGAGCTGGCTGCAGTCAATCACTGGAACAGCTACCTTGCTCAGCTCCGGCACTCACACAGCTTCTTAAAGGCAAGCTTGCTCGCTCGCCCTTTCTTTCTGTAACTCTTTACcagcctccctccctctcttctctTCTCCTTTGTTTTATTCTCTCCCTCTTTGGCTTTCTCTGTTCACTCTTTCCTCTGCCTCTAAGTTCCTTTGTCTGtctttatccttcctttttgtctCTGTCGTTCCTGCTCTCTCcttcttctgtttttctctctgtatttCTGTGCAAATCTTCTGCATCTCTTTGTGCCTTTATTCTGCCCTTCCTAAAGCACATGTGATTTTCTCAGTCTCCTGATTTGTCTCTTACTTTGCTATTACTGGTTTCTCCCTCTTTGTCTCTTTCTAACTCAAATAAAGTGTGTTTCTCGGTTCCAGTGTGCTATTTCCTTAGGTCTCTGTcgggatgtgtttattcatgcCAGACTTCTCTGTGTTAGCCCTCTCCTCTGTCTGTAATTTGTGTTCATGATTCTCAGAGTCTGTTACTatttctgcctgtctctctctctctctctctctctgtctctcaatgTATGTCTATCTTATTCTCTCTCTTACTCCCTCTTTCTCTTGGTCTAATTTTCTTTGTATGGCGTGAGTTCAGCAGTAGCACAGGGCTTCTCAGTGAATGAATGGTTCCACACTATTTAACCTTTGATCTCAAACCAGTAAAAAAAAGTATATCGGGAGAGGGATTAGAAGGCAGCTCCTGTCTGATACCTGAGGTTCAGAACCCTGTCTTGCCAAAAGGAACCCTCAGCCGTTTGTACAAAGCAAGTTTGTAAAATAAAGATAAGGGCTGATCAATGTTTAATGTTTCACATCCCCCCCTCCCTGCTGTTCGCACACAGACCCTCTCTGCTGTCGAGCAACAGGATGCTAGCTTTCATCTCATTGTCACTTGCCTGCACACCAGTCAGTCTTCCAGTGAGCTGGACAACTGTCAGGTGGCTATTTGACTGTGGGAGCTTTTGCATTGTCCAGGctaacaacaaaacaaaattgaattggtttcctatcctgatgaagggcttgtgcctgaaacgttgacgctcctgctcctcagaagctgcctgactttgctgtgctttttcagcaccagactctcgactctgagtctccagcatctgcagtcctccctttccccTCCTTGGTTTCCTATCACCCTTATCTAATGCAGATGTATTGCTTTTGGTCTCCATTTAGCCAAGAGTTCTCTTGAATCACTTCACTGTTGATTGCAATTGTAATCAGCCAGCCCTAAACTCTCCCTCCCACATGCCTTGACCTCTTTACCATACCTGCTCATCCTCCCCAAGACTCTCCTTAAAACCCAGTCCACTGACCAAGCTGCCAGACAGTCATCCCATAATATCTCTTTCCATGCCCCAGTGTCAAACTTTGGCCAATCATTGCTCCAATGTAGCAACATCTAGGGACATCTCCACTGCCGGAGAATGTGGTGGAAGATGTTCCATCGAGCATTCGAATGGAAATCAGGTGGTTGCCGTGaagaaagaatgtgcaggtttatgggcagaaggtgggagaatgacaCTAAATTAACTTTGGGTGGGcaagtgcagacatgatgggccgaattcCTTTCtgctgtactgtaacaattctgtggtttattgaaggcactatataaatgtgaATGGCTGTAGCTGAGAGAGTTTCAGATTTAGACTTGAACAGAAACCAAAAACTGCCTCATTTCACTGATGAACACTTTAATTTTGAGGTTACATAATTTATTGGTCGAGAGGAAATATTTCTCCATGTCCAAAACTGAGAATCAGGAATGTTCaaaccaaataaattcaagagggaattcaggagatgTGTTTTTACCAAGGAAACAGTGAGAATATTTAGCCTGCTACTCCTAGTAGTTGAGGTGAATAGTATAGATTATTTAAGGGAAAGCTAgagaaatacatgaaggacaaaggaatagaaagatatgctgatgatgcttcagttgtacaggacattggtgagaccatatctggaatactgtgtatagtataGACCTCACTATTTAATGAAGGCTGTATATACATTGGAGACAATTCAGCAATGGTTTTCTTGACGCATGCTTGAAAAGGGTACGTTAGCTCCTGAGGAAGGTTTGGACAGACTAGACTTGttttcagtggagtttagaagatgatTACTgcatacaagatcctgaaggaTGTTGACTGGATACATGTGAAGAGGGGACTTCATCTTATGggagaatcccaacagtgtggaagcagcccatttgacctatcaagtccaccccaaccctcGGAAGTGCATCCCCCCCCAGCCAGACTCACCACCCAACTCtgtcttatccctgtaaccctgaatttccatggttaattcacctagtctgcacatccctagacacaatGATcaaattcccatggccaatccaccaaatctgcacatctttggatcgtgggataTCCaaagaagaaacccacacagacacggggataatgtgcaaactccacacagtcgcccgaggctggaatcgaacccaagtccctggcgctgtgaggcagcagtgctaaccactgagccaccatgccaccccttataGGAGTCATTGTCCAAAAATAAGGAGATGCCCATTGTAGATAGTGATCAGGAGACTTTTGTTTCTCTCAAAGAAtcatgagactttggaactctcttctgaaaagatggtggaagcagtttGTTTTGATTGCAAAGACAGATAAATTCTCGATCAGCAAAGGTTTGAAAGCCTActggggtaggtgggaatgcAGGGGAGTCAGATCAGCTAGGATTTtcttgaatggaggaacaggtttgaggggctgaatggcctactcatgctctaACCTTGTGAGATGAAGACGGCCTATGTGGTACTCCAACATGAGAGATCGTGTACTACATAATCTCCGGCATGGACTAGATAGGCATGTGTACCACCATCCTCTTTATGGCCAATATTTGGCTCTGCCACTGTACCATCCCTTCTTATCATTTTAATGAACGATGTTCAATTAGCTACTAACTTTCCAAACCAAAGTGAATCCAAACTGGCCAAGTTTATTCAAGCTTATAGTACTGACAGAGTAATAGGGATTGAGTACTGATAAAGATGAGAGAAGCAAGCTATGATAAACAGGGTAGATGATGACCTCATTTAtctctagactattaatccagagatccaggtaatgctctggagacttgggttcaaatcctgccatggcagatgatggaatccgAATTCCCTCAAACtttggaagtaagagtctaatgatgaccatgaaaccattgctgattctGGGAAAAACCTGCTccttaatgtcttttagagaaggtaatctgtcatccttacttgatctggccctcatgtgactccagatccaccgcaatgttcataagttcataagatataggagcaggattaggccattcagcccatcaagtctgctctgccattcaattaaggctgatatgctcctcactcccattttactgccttctctccatatctatcaacccattaccaattaaaaacctgtctaactcctccttaaatttactcactgtccctgcatccaccacactttgggaatagtgaattccacagattcacaatcctttggggaaatagtttctcctcaactctgattTAAGTTTACTACcctttatcctaagactatgaccccTTGACCAAGAATGcctcacaagaggaagcatctactccatgtctattttatccacaccatttatcaatgtggttgactctaaggaatgggcaataaatgctgacctagccagcaatgtccacatcccgtgaatgaatttaaaaacatccGACAGAATTCAATCCAGTGCTACTGAAAGCAAGAGCATACTGATGAAAGAGAAATTACATTAAATCCCAATTCCATATTTATAGCCAAGGAAGAAAGTTTGAAGCATTGTAACGTGGGGAAATGCAGAAATgaaggcacagcaagatcccacaagcatcAATGTGAAAAATGGCCAAATATCCTTTGTTGGTGAagaataaatattagccagaTCACTAGGGAGAGCCATGCACTGCAATTTAATTAGtttgattgtggccttaactccactttcactTCACTTTCACCCCCCCCGCTCCCCTTGCTGATCAGAAATTTGTCCAACTCACTCTTGATATTTTCAATGACTGAACCTCCACTGAtcactgaggaagagaattccagtgaCCAGTAACTCCCCGAGAGAAGGATTTTCCTGAGTATCCCAACTGAGAATCACTTCAGCAAATATGACCTCTCCCACCTGTGGCAGGGTGTGTGAATCCTGTGTTTGCCTATTCTGTCACCTCAGGACCACCGCACTGAGTGGAAGAAACATATCCACAATCCTGAGAAAGTGCTTATGAAGAGGAAAGCTCAAATGTACCATCCAATGGTCAACTTCCAAAAAAGAACTTATGCGGTAATATGTTCGGGTCAACAAAATACGACCTGGCACCCTTCAGGGAGGTgatttgacccatcatgcctgcattgATCCTTTGAAAGATCCAAGCAAGTAATCTCctcacaatatctttccagtGCTGCTCCTCAGATCAACATACCCTCTGCTCCTTATTGCTGTACACCTCTCCTTCTCCCTTTCGAGAGTTGAAACTCTGTTTCTATTGCACTCACAACACCCtccatgcgcgcacacacacacgtacacacacgcacgtacacacacgcaatcacacacacacgtacgcacacacacacacacatacacattctcttGCCTCTGGTTCTATTGCTAATTATCTGAAATTGTCACGCTTTTTCCAAAACGagaccgaaagaactgcagatgctgtaaatcagaaacaaaaacataaaattgctggaaaagctcagcaggaactCTCTTTCCACAAGGTTTTAGATGTTGCTTTGTCTTTACGCTCCTGCATCACTGCATCTTATGAAAAGCATGAAGCCAGGCTCCACAATAAATTGCATGGCTAAAAGGAAACATTGAGTCGatactt
The sequence above is drawn from the Chiloscyllium plagiosum isolate BGI_BamShark_2017 chromosome 22, ASM401019v2, whole genome shotgun sequence genome and encodes:
- the sfrp5 gene encoding secreted frizzled-related protein 5, which produces MSKLRATFIGLLLAGFLELGSGGSAEEYEYYGWQSDHLQGGRFYAKQPQCVDIPSDLRLCHNIGYRKMRVPNLLEHDTLPEIKQQASSWVPLLAKRCHPDTQIFLCSLFAPICLDRPIYPCHSLCQAVRDGCSPVMESFGFPWPEMLKCDHFPLDNDLCVSLQSPGNQATQPPVSKICPPCDNEMKADVILEHFCASEFALKMKIKEIKREKGDRKIISQRKKKVLKMGPLKKKDLKKLVLFIKNGATCPCNQLENPNSNFLIMGRKWDNQFLLTVIHKWDKKNKDLRYAVKIMKTYQCPTYHHVFQ